A region from the Acipenser ruthenus chromosome 56, fAciRut3.2 maternal haplotype, whole genome shotgun sequence genome encodes:
- the LOC117404371 gene encoding leucine-rich repeat neuronal protein 1-like: MGRRTVPGWPTLASQLLAACLVLGTPFSYCPPQCVCDTRPWYTPQSVYHQAKTVDCNELQLNSIPWNISPDTQVLLLQSNNISRVTLELQNLANLTELDLSQNHFVGIRDVGLANLSQLITLYLEENQVQDLPDDSLRDLASLEELYINHNRISSIGPKAFSGLGNLLRLHLNSNRLRTIDSRWFETLPNLEILMIGENPILGLKDMNFQPLSKLHSLVLAGMELKEVPADAFKGLEKLESLSFFDNKLAAVPRAGLKTLPSLKFLDLNKNPIVKVQEGDFQDFPHLEELSLNNMDELIAIEEGAFDNLPEMGKLEVKNNPRLSFVARGAFRRMSGLRTLMISNNDLGLLHREVLASFPSLDEVSLHSNPIRCECLSNWAAAFGSPAKVHLLESQITLCASPPQLSGHQLQEVIYSWGSTTNSCLPLISLHGFPDHLNPTRGASLSLDCWATADPAPQFYWITPTGVKITVDTASGKHRLRGQGTLEIRQAGANDSGLYTCVAWNSEGGDTRNITLHVDGGGRLSPSASEASNSTDALVILAKRVHARSAVVEWKLYPGGPSPAHETGQPEWASATMKIHNAHISYTAKVPVDIQEYNLTHLQPSTEYEVCLTVSASPGGHQSQSSCLNLTTKEATFAVEMVAQPGSVAVAAVMGSLFAIFIMALLVFYTGWRMKQKACHHSLKKYMQHPTFIPLNELYPPLINLWENETEKEKECVLDPQTVQIDTSKTYMW; the protein is encoded by the coding sequence ATGGGGAGGAGAACTGTTCCTGGGTGGCCCACCTTGGCATCCCAGCTCCTGGCGGCCTGTCTGGTCCTGGGCACCCCCTTCTCCTACTGCCCCCCGCAGTGCGTCTGCGACACCCGTCCCTGGTACACCCCGCAGTCAGTGTACCACCAAGCCAAGACGGTGGACTGCAACGAGCTCCAGCTGAACAGCATCCCTTGGAACATCTCTCCGGACACTCAGGTCCTCCTCCTGCAGAGCAACAACATCTCCCGCGTGACCTTGGAGCTCCAGAACCTGGCCAACCTGACCGAACTGGACTTGTCCCAGAACCACTTCGTTGGGATCCGGGATGTTGGCTTGGCTAACTTGTCCCAGCTTATCACCTTGTATCTGGAGGAGAACCAAGTGCAGGACCTCCCTGATGACTCCTTGAGGGACCTGGCCAGCTTGGAGGAGCTCTACATCAACCACAACCGCATCTCCAGCATCGGCCCCAAGGCTTTCTCTGGCTTGGGCAACCTGCTGAGGCTCCATCTGAATTCCAACCGGCTCAGGACCATCGACAGCCGCTGGTTTGAGACTCTGCCCAACCTGGAGATCCTTATGATCGGGGAAAACCCCATCCTAGGCTTGAAGGACATGAACTTCCAGCCTCTGTCCAAGCTCCACAGCCTGGTCCTGGCTGGGATGGAGCTTAAGGAAGTCCCCGCAGATGCCTTCAAAGGTTTGGAGAAGCTGGAAAGCCTGTCGTTCTTCGATAACAAGCTGGCGGCCGTGCCCAGGGCGGGCTTGAAGACCCTCCCATCTCTGAAGTTCCTGGACCTGAACAAGAACCCCATCGTGAAGGTCCAGGAGGGGGACTTTCAGGACTTCCCGCACTTGGAAGAGCTCAGCCTGAACAACATGGACGAGCTGATCGCCATCGAGGAGGGAGCGTTCGACAACCTGCCCGAAATGGGCAAGCTGGAGGTGAAGAACAACCCCCGTCTCTCCTTCGTCGCCCGTGGGGCTTTCCGGAGAATGTCCGGCCTCCGCACCCTGATGATCAGCAACAACGACCTGGGCCTGCTGCACCGCGAGGTCCTCGCCTCCTTCCCCAGCCTCGACGAGGTCAGCCTCCACAGCAACCCTATCCGCTGCGAGTGCCTCTCCAACTGGGCTGCCGCGTTCGGCAGCCCAGCCAAAGTCCATTTGCTGGAGAGCCAGATCACCCTCTGCGCCTCCCCGCCCCAGTTGAGCGGCCACCAGCTCCAGGAGGTCATCTACAGCTGGGGCTCGACCACCAACTCCTGCCTGCCCCTGATATCCCTTCACGGGTTTCCAGACCATCTCAACCCAACCAGGGGGGCTTCCTTGTCCCTGGATTGCTGGGCGACGGCCGACCCCGCTCCCCAGTTTTATTGGATCACCCCCACTGGGGTTAAGATCACGGTGGATACCGCTTCAGGGAAGCACCGGCTACGCGGACAAGGGACTCTGGAGATCCGGCAGGCAGGCGCCAACGATTCTGGGCTGTACACGTGTGTGGCATGGAATTCGGAAGGCGGGGACACCAGGAACATCACCTTGCACGTGGACGGGGGTGGCAGACTCTCCCCTTCTGCTTCCGAGGCGTCCAATTCCACGGACGCCCTGGTGATCCTGGCCAAACGGGTCCACGCCCGTTCAGCGGTGGTGGAGTGGAAGCTGTACCCAGGAGGCCCCAGCCCTGCCCACGAAACCGGCCAGCCCGAATGGGCTTCGGCGACCATGAAGATCCACAACGCTCACATCAGCTACACGGCCAAAGTCCCGGTTGACATCCAAGAGTACAACCTGACCCATCTCCAGCCGTCGACGGAATACGAGGTCTGCTTGACCGTGTCGGCCTCCCCTGGGGGTCACCAGAGCCAGAGCTCCTGCCTCAACTTGACCACCAAGGAGGCCACCTTCGCCGTGGAGATGGTGGCCCAGCCTGGCAGCGTGGCTGTAGCGGCCGTGATGGGATCTCTGTTCGCCATCTTCATCATGGCCCTGCTGGTGTTTTACACGGGCTGGCGCATGAAGCAAAAGGCTTGCCACCACTCCCTGAAAAAGTACATGCAGCACCCCACCTTCATCCCCCTGAACGAACTCTACCCTCCCCTGATCAATCTCTGGGAGAACGAAACCGAGAAGGAGAAAGAGTGCGTCCTGGATCCACAGACCGTGCAAATAGACACTTCGAAGACTTATATGTGGTAG